The following proteins are encoded in a genomic region of Syngnathus acus chromosome 22, fSynAcu1.2, whole genome shotgun sequence:
- the htr1d gene encoding 5-hydroxytryptamine receptor 1D, whose amino-acid sequence MKNGARGIEPCTYERICNEDLLKLFSTKMEVYNSSLDYFIGNVTEIPDPTTESPYWSDASILGFQISLSVLLGVVTFATVLSNAFVIATIFLTRKLHTPANFLIGSLAVTDLLVSILVMPISIVYTVSKTWSLGQILCDIWLSSDITFCTASILHLCVIALDRYWAITDALEYSKRRTTRRAGIMVAVVWVISISISMPPLFWRQAKAHEELTECLVNTDQISYTIYSTFGAFYVPTVLLVILYGRIYVAARSRIFKMPTASGKRFTTAQLIQTSAGSSLCSLNSSSNQEGHLQEGHVHSGTGSSPLFVNSVKVKLADSVLERKRLCAARERKATKTLGIILGAFIVCWLPFFVGTLVFAICKDCWFHPVLFDVFTWLGYLNSLINPVIYTVFNDEFKQAFQKLIKFRRFT is encoded by the coding sequence ATGAAAAACGGGGCTCGGGGGATTGAACCCTGCACTTAcgagcgcatctgtaatgagGATCTTCTGAAGCTGTTCTCAACCAAGATGGAGGTGTACAACAGCTCACTGGACTACTTCATCGGCAACGTCACGGAGATTCCCGATCCGACCACCGAGTCCCCCTACTGGAGCGACGCCTCCATTTTGGGCTTTCAGATCTCCCTGTCCGTGCTCCTGGGGGTGGTGACTTTCGCCACGGTGCTGTCCAACGCCTTCGTCATCGCCACCATCTTCCTAACCAGGAAGCTGCACACGCCCGCTAACTTCCTGATCGGCTCGCTGGCCGTCACCGACCTCCTGGTGTCCATCCTGGTGATGCCCATCAGCATCGTGTACACGGTGAGCAAAACCTGGTCGCTGGGGCAGATCCTGTGTGATATCTGGCTGTCGTCCGACATCACTTTCTGCACGGCGTCCATCCTCCACCTGTGCGTCATCGCCCTGGACCGCTACTGGGCGATCACGGACGCGCTGGAGTACTCCAAACGCCGCACCACGCGCCGAGCTGGTATCATGGTCGCAGTAGTGTGGGTGATCTCCATCTCAATTTCCATGCCTCCGCTCTTCTGGCGGCAGGCCAAAGCCCACGAGGAGCTGACGGAATGCTTGGTGAATACAGATCAGATCTCGTACACCATCTACTCCACCTTCGGGGCATTCTACGTTCCCACGGTGCTTCTCGTCATCCTCTACGGGCGGATTTACGTGGCGGCGCGCTCTCGTATCTTTAAGATGCCGACGGCGTCCGGGAAGCGCTTCACCACGGCGCAGCTCATCCAGACCTCGGCGGGCTCGTCCCTGTGTTCGCTCAATTCCTCGTCCAACCAGGAAGGCCATCTCCAGGAAGGGCACGTCCACTCAGGAACGGGGAGCTCGCCTCTCTTTGTGAACAGCGTGAAGGTCAAGCTGGCCGACAGCGTGTTGGAAAGGAAGCGGCTGTGCGCAGCTCGCGAGAGGAAAGCCACCAAGACGCTGGGCATTATCCTGGGCGCTTTCATCGTCTGCTGGCTGCCCTTCTTCGTGGGCACGCTGGTTTTTGCCATTTGCAAAGACTGCTGGTTTCACCCGGTACTCTTTGACGTCTTCACCTGGCTGGGATATCTCAACTCGCTCATCAACCCGGTAATCTACACAGTGTTCAATGACGAGTTCAAGCAGGCCTTCCAGAAACTCATCAAGTTCAGGCGCTTCACCTGA
- the ppp2r5ca gene encoding serine/threonine-protein phosphatase 2A 56 kDa regulatory subunit gamma isoform isoform X3: MPQKSKKDKDSTKSGKAKKSASENEPASDDASNKKVPPTTQLMRIKQPGSHTAVRREKRFSSSCFALSTNRELHKLDALADVAPAEQEKLFIQKLRQCCVLFDFLSDPLSDLKWKEVKRAALSEMVEYITHNRNVITEPIYPEVVHMFAVNMFRTLPPSSNPTGAEFDPEEDEPTLEAAWPHLQLVYEFFLRFLESPDFQPNIAKKYIDQKFVMQLLELFDSEDPRERDFLKTTLHRIYGKFLGLRAYIRKQINNIFYRFIYETEHHNGIAELLEILGSIINGFALPLKEEHKIFLLKVLLPLHKVKSLSVYHPQLAYCVVQFLEKDSTLTEPVVMALLKYWPKTHSPKEVMFLNELEEILDVIEPSEFVKVQEPLFRQLAKCVSSPHFQVAERALYYWNNEYIMSLISDNAAKILPIMFPALYRNSKTHWNKTIHGLIYNALKLFMEMNQKLFDDCTQQFRAEKNKEKAKSKEREEAWIKIENLAKSNPQFSVLVDPSDFNSPVAMETDVPLIEDVQRLKKTVEEGATQPLHGQWKERPMVRRKSELPQDIYTTKALETHRRAEDMLTARDGL; this comes from the exons ATGCCTCAGAAGAGCAAAAAAGACAAG GACTCCACAAAGTCtggaaaggcaaaaaaatctgcaagtGAAAATGAGCCTGCAAGTGATGAT GCTTCCAATAAAAAAGTACCTCCCACCACTCAGCTGATGAGGATAAAGCAGCCGGGGTCACACACGGCTGTGAGGAGGGAGAAGAGGTTCAGCTCTTCGTGCTTTGCCCTCAGCACCAACAGAGAGCTGCACAAACTGGATGCTCTCGCAG ATGTGGCCCCAGCCGAGCAGGAGAAGCTCTTCATCCAAAAGCTGCGGCAGTGCTGCGTCCTCTTCGACTTCCTGTCGGACCCGCTGAGTGACCTGAAATGGAAGGAGGTGAAGCGGGCGGCGCTCAGCGAGATGGTGGAGTACATCACCCACAATAGGAATGTCATCACGGAGCCCATCTACCCGGAGGTGGTTCACATG TTTGCAGTGAACATGTTTCGAACACTGCCTCCTTCGTCCAATCCGACGGGAGCTGAATTTGATCCCGAGGAGGACGAGCCGACACTCGAGGCGGCGTGGCCACACCTCCAG CTGGTCTACGAATTTTTCCTTAGGTTTTTAGAATCGCCCGACTTTCAGCCCAACATAGCAAAGAAATACATTGACCAGAAATTTGTTATGCAG CTTCTAGAACTATTTGACAGCGAAGATCCCAGAGAGCGAGACTTCCTCAAAACGACTCTTCACAGGATCTACGGGAAGTTCCTCGGGCTGAGAGCTTACATCCGAAAGCAGATCAACAACATTTTCTATAG GTTTATCTATGAGACGGAGCATCACAATGGTATTGCTGAACTACTGGAAATACTTGGAAG CATTATCAACGGATTTGCCTTACCGCTAAAAGAAGAGCACAAGATTTTCCTGTTGAAGGTTTTGTTACCTCTACACAAAGTGAAGTCACTCAGTGTCTACCATCCGCAG TTGGCTTACTGTGTGGTGCAGTTTTTGGAAAAGGACAGCACTCTAACTGAGCCG GTGGTCATGGCGCTCCTCAAGTATTGGCCAAAGACTCACAGTCCCAAGGAAGTGATGTTCCTCAACGAACTAGAGGAGATTCTGGACGTCATCGAGCCGTCTGAGTTTGTGAAAGTGCAGGAGCCTCTCTTCCGCCAGCTGGCCAAATGCGTGTCCAGCCCGCATTTCCAG GTGGCCGAGCGAGCGCTGTACTACTGGAATAACGAGTACATCATGAGTCTGATCAGCGACAACGCAGCCAAGATTCTCCCGATCATGTTCCCCGCTCTGTACCGCAACTCCAAGACCCACTGGAACAA GACCATCCACGGCCTCATCTACAATGCTCTGAAGCTTTTCATGGAGATGAATCAGAAGCTCTTTGACGACTGCACACAGCAATTCCGAGCCGAGAAAAACAA AGAGAAGGCCAAGTCGAAGGAGCGCGAAGAAGCTTGGATCAAGATCGAGAACCTCGCCAAGTCCAATCCGCAG TTCTCTGTGCTTGTTGATCCCTCTGACTTCAATAGTCCAGTAGCAATGGAGACGGATGTTCCTTTGATAGAAGATGTTCAGAGGTTAAAAAAGACAGTTGAAGAAGGCGCAACTCAG CCACTGCACggccagtggaaggaacggccCATGGTGCGGCGCAAATCTGAGTTGCCTCAGGACATCTACACCACAAAAGCCTTGGAGACCCACCGCAGAGCTGAAGACATGTTGACCGCCCGCGACGGACTCTAG
- the ppp2r5ca gene encoding serine/threonine-protein phosphatase 2A 56 kDa regulatory subunit gamma isoform isoform X1 produces the protein MLTCNKSADRMVVDAPNSNGPFQPVALMHFRDVAPAEQEKLFIQKLRQCCVLFDFLSDPLSDLKWKEVKRAALSEMVEYITHNRNVITEPIYPEVVHMFAVNMFRTLPPSSNPTGAEFDPEEDEPTLEAAWPHLQLVYEFFLRFLESPDFQPNIAKKYIDQKFVMQLLELFDSEDPRERDFLKTTLHRIYGKFLGLRAYIRKQINNIFYRFIYETEHHNGIAELLEILGSIINGFALPLKEEHKIFLLKVLLPLHKVKSLSVYHPQLAYCVVQFLEKDSTLTEPVVMALLKYWPKTHSPKEVMFLNELEEILDVIEPSEFVKVQEPLFRQLAKCVSSPHFQVAERALYYWNNEYIMSLISDNAAKILPIMFPALYRNSKTHWNKTIHGLIYNALKLFMEMNQKLFDDCTQQFRAEKNKEKAKSKEREEAWIKIENLAKSNPQFSVLVDPSDFNSPVAMETDVPLIEDVQRLKKTVEEGATQPLHGQWKERPMVRRKSELPQDIYTTKALETHRRAEDMLTARDGL, from the exons ATGTTGACATGCAATAAATCTGCAGACAGAATGGTCGTGGATGCGCCTAATTCCAACGGGCCTTTTCAGCCGGTGGCCCTAATGCACTTCAGAG ATGTGGCCCCAGCCGAGCAGGAGAAGCTCTTCATCCAAAAGCTGCGGCAGTGCTGCGTCCTCTTCGACTTCCTGTCGGACCCGCTGAGTGACCTGAAATGGAAGGAGGTGAAGCGGGCGGCGCTCAGCGAGATGGTGGAGTACATCACCCACAATAGGAATGTCATCACGGAGCCCATCTACCCGGAGGTGGTTCACATG TTTGCAGTGAACATGTTTCGAACACTGCCTCCTTCGTCCAATCCGACGGGAGCTGAATTTGATCCCGAGGAGGACGAGCCGACACTCGAGGCGGCGTGGCCACACCTCCAG CTGGTCTACGAATTTTTCCTTAGGTTTTTAGAATCGCCCGACTTTCAGCCCAACATAGCAAAGAAATACATTGACCAGAAATTTGTTATGCAG CTTCTAGAACTATTTGACAGCGAAGATCCCAGAGAGCGAGACTTCCTCAAAACGACTCTTCACAGGATCTACGGGAAGTTCCTCGGGCTGAGAGCTTACATCCGAAAGCAGATCAACAACATTTTCTATAG GTTTATCTATGAGACGGAGCATCACAATGGTATTGCTGAACTACTGGAAATACTTGGAAG CATTATCAACGGATTTGCCTTACCGCTAAAAGAAGAGCACAAGATTTTCCTGTTGAAGGTTTTGTTACCTCTACACAAAGTGAAGTCACTCAGTGTCTACCATCCGCAG TTGGCTTACTGTGTGGTGCAGTTTTTGGAAAAGGACAGCACTCTAACTGAGCCG GTGGTCATGGCGCTCCTCAAGTATTGGCCAAAGACTCACAGTCCCAAGGAAGTGATGTTCCTCAACGAACTAGAGGAGATTCTGGACGTCATCGAGCCGTCTGAGTTTGTGAAAGTGCAGGAGCCTCTCTTCCGCCAGCTGGCCAAATGCGTGTCCAGCCCGCATTTCCAG GTGGCCGAGCGAGCGCTGTACTACTGGAATAACGAGTACATCATGAGTCTGATCAGCGACAACGCAGCCAAGATTCTCCCGATCATGTTCCCCGCTCTGTACCGCAACTCCAAGACCCACTGGAACAA GACCATCCACGGCCTCATCTACAATGCTCTGAAGCTTTTCATGGAGATGAATCAGAAGCTCTTTGACGACTGCACACAGCAATTCCGAGCCGAGAAAAACAA AGAGAAGGCCAAGTCGAAGGAGCGCGAAGAAGCTTGGATCAAGATCGAGAACCTCGCCAAGTCCAATCCGCAG TTCTCTGTGCTTGTTGATCCCTCTGACTTCAATAGTCCAGTAGCAATGGAGACGGATGTTCCTTTGATAGAAGATGTTCAGAGGTTAAAAAAGACAGTTGAAGAAGGCGCAACTCAG CCACTGCACggccagtggaaggaacggccCATGGTGCGGCGCAAATCTGAGTTGCCTCAGGACATCTACACCACAAAAGCCTTGGAGACCCACCGCAGAGCTGAAGACATGTTGACCGCCCGCGACGGACTCTAG
- the ppp2r5ca gene encoding serine/threonine-protein phosphatase 2A 56 kDa regulatory subunit gamma isoform isoform X2, with amino-acid sequence MLTCNKSADRMVVDAPNSNGPFQPVALMHFRDVAPAEQEKLFIQKLRQCCVLFDFLSDPLSDLKWKEVKRAALSEMVEYITHNRNVITEPIYPEVVHMFAVNMFRTLPPSSNPTGAEFDPEEDEPTLEAAWPHLQLVYEFFLRFLESPDFQPNIAKKYIDQKFVMQLLELFDSEDPRERDFLKTTLHRIYGKFLGLRAYIRKQINNIFYRFIYETEHHNGIAELLEILGSIINGFALPLKEEHKIFLLKVLLPLHKVKSLSVYHPQLAYCVVQFLEKDSTLTEPVVMALLKYWPKTHSPKEVMFLNELEEILDVIEPSEFVKVQEPLFRQLAKCVSSPHFQVAERALYYWNNEYIMSLISDNAAKILPIMFPALYRNSKTHWNKTIHGLIYNALKLFMEMNQKLFDDCTQQFRAEKNKEKAKSKEREEAWIKIENLAKSNPQPLHGQWKERPMVRRKSELPQDIYTTKALETHRRAEDMLTARDGL; translated from the exons ATGTTGACATGCAATAAATCTGCAGACAGAATGGTCGTGGATGCGCCTAATTCCAACGGGCCTTTTCAGCCGGTGGCCCTAATGCACTTCAGAG ATGTGGCCCCAGCCGAGCAGGAGAAGCTCTTCATCCAAAAGCTGCGGCAGTGCTGCGTCCTCTTCGACTTCCTGTCGGACCCGCTGAGTGACCTGAAATGGAAGGAGGTGAAGCGGGCGGCGCTCAGCGAGATGGTGGAGTACATCACCCACAATAGGAATGTCATCACGGAGCCCATCTACCCGGAGGTGGTTCACATG TTTGCAGTGAACATGTTTCGAACACTGCCTCCTTCGTCCAATCCGACGGGAGCTGAATTTGATCCCGAGGAGGACGAGCCGACACTCGAGGCGGCGTGGCCACACCTCCAG CTGGTCTACGAATTTTTCCTTAGGTTTTTAGAATCGCCCGACTTTCAGCCCAACATAGCAAAGAAATACATTGACCAGAAATTTGTTATGCAG CTTCTAGAACTATTTGACAGCGAAGATCCCAGAGAGCGAGACTTCCTCAAAACGACTCTTCACAGGATCTACGGGAAGTTCCTCGGGCTGAGAGCTTACATCCGAAAGCAGATCAACAACATTTTCTATAG GTTTATCTATGAGACGGAGCATCACAATGGTATTGCTGAACTACTGGAAATACTTGGAAG CATTATCAACGGATTTGCCTTACCGCTAAAAGAAGAGCACAAGATTTTCCTGTTGAAGGTTTTGTTACCTCTACACAAAGTGAAGTCACTCAGTGTCTACCATCCGCAG TTGGCTTACTGTGTGGTGCAGTTTTTGGAAAAGGACAGCACTCTAACTGAGCCG GTGGTCATGGCGCTCCTCAAGTATTGGCCAAAGACTCACAGTCCCAAGGAAGTGATGTTCCTCAACGAACTAGAGGAGATTCTGGACGTCATCGAGCCGTCTGAGTTTGTGAAAGTGCAGGAGCCTCTCTTCCGCCAGCTGGCCAAATGCGTGTCCAGCCCGCATTTCCAG GTGGCCGAGCGAGCGCTGTACTACTGGAATAACGAGTACATCATGAGTCTGATCAGCGACAACGCAGCCAAGATTCTCCCGATCATGTTCCCCGCTCTGTACCGCAACTCCAAGACCCACTGGAACAA GACCATCCACGGCCTCATCTACAATGCTCTGAAGCTTTTCATGGAGATGAATCAGAAGCTCTTTGACGACTGCACACAGCAATTCCGAGCCGAGAAAAACAA AGAGAAGGCCAAGTCGAAGGAGCGCGAAGAAGCTTGGATCAAGATCGAGAACCTCGCCAAGTCCAATCCGCAG CCACTGCACggccagtggaaggaacggccCATGGTGCGGCGCAAATCTGAGTTGCCTCAGGACATCTACACCACAAAAGCCTTGGAGACCCACCGCAGAGCTGAAGACATGTTGACCGCCCGCGACGGACTCTAG